In the Malaclemys terrapin pileata isolate rMalTer1 chromosome 12, rMalTer1.hap1, whole genome shotgun sequence genome, one interval contains:
- the LOC128846007 gene encoding olfactory receptor 10A2-like: MLCLSMFVFQLKTYEETMNLNQTVMTEFLLLGFSTSPERQFLLFVAVLAIYLVTVMGNLLIILVTLVDPTLHTSMYFFLSNLSALEVGYTSVTVPKMLVSLISGDKRISFTSCAVQMFFFLCFGITESSFLATMAYDRYVAICNPLCYPMIMNKKVCVLLAATSWTIGIPAQVVQTSLVFTLPFCSSKKINHFFCDSAPLLLLACADTSMNETLTYMVVTFFGMVPFALILLSYIWIIATIIKMTSAEGKRKIFSTCSSHLIVVALFYGSGIILYLQPRSSEFPDSGKLLSLFYTVLPAMLNPFIYSLRNREIQTALRRHMWHKMVPCYP; encoded by the coding sequence ATGTTATGCTTGTCTATGTTTGTCTTCCAGTTGAAAACCTATGAAGAAACAATGAATTTGAATCAAACGGTGatgactgagttccttctcctgggattttCTACTTCTCCAGAGAGGCAGTTTTTACTCTTTGTTGCAGTGTTAGCCATTTATCTGGTTACTGTGATGGGAAACCTCCTCATTATCCTTGTAACATTGGTGGATCCAACCCTTCATACCTCCATGTACTTTTTCCTCTCTAATTTGTCTGCCTTAGAGGTAGGTTACACCTCGGTCACTGTCCCAAAAATGCTGGTGAGCCTCATCTCAGGGGACAAACGCATTTCCTTTACCAGCTGTGCCGTGCAAATGTTCTTCTTCCTTTGCTTTGGGATCACAGAATCTTCTTTTCTGGCCACCATGGCATATGACCGCTACGTGGCAATATGCAACCCCCTGTGTTATCCCATGATTATGAACAAGAAGGTGTGTGTCCTGCTGGCAGCCACTTCCTGGACTATCggcatcccagcccaggtagTGCAGACAAGTTTGGTGTTCACCTTACCCTTCTGTAGCTCCAAAAAGAtcaaccatttcttctgtgactCAGCCCCTCTGCTGTTGCTGGCCTGTGCTGACACCTCCATGAATGAAACCTTGACTTACATGGTGGTCACTTTCTTTGGAATGGTGCCCTTTGCCCTGATTCTCTTGTCCTACATCTGGATCATTGCCACCATCATCAAGATGACATCAGCTGAGGGCAAGAGGAAAatcttctccacctgctcctcccacctcatcgTTGTGGCTTTATTCTATGGTTCTGGCATTATCCTTTATTTACAACCCAGGTCCAGTGAGTTTCCAGACAGTGGTAAACTTCTCTCcctgttttacactgttttgccTGCCATGTTGAATCCTTTTATCTACAGCCTAAGGAACAGGGAAATCCAAACAGCCTTGAGGAGACATATGTGGCACAAAATGGTTCCCTGCTATCCCTGA